DNA from Electrophorus electricus isolate fEleEle1 chromosome 5, fEleEle1.pri, whole genome shotgun sequence:
ATCAATGCATTGTTTGTGCGTCTGGTATGATGTAGCCTGATTTATGAATAGGCCTTGGTAGTTGTCACAAGTGTGATTCtaattgtgtttggtttggggTGGTGTTAACTTCAAATGTGAAGTCCAAGTGGTTTAAAGAGCCATCTGATATTCTTGGAGTCTTGAAAAATGAGTTCATGCTTAGCATTTTTATGTAGTCGTTGAACTATTGCTATATATTCTTTGGAAATGTTATTATATTCTTTGGACCTGTTATCTTGCACCTGGTGAGATATCTGAAAAAGGTAGGAATTGTTTACCAGGATTTGGAATGTGGCTTTTTCTTCATAGTTTCATGCTTCTGTCACTTCGTTATCAGGAACTATATGTGAAGTCTTGAGCCTTTCCAGTGAGCGTGTGGTACAGTGGCTCCTCAGCGTGTGAGGTCGTGCTAGACCTTGCTTCGGCCCACTGTTCTCCTGCTCGGACTCAAAGTGTACAGTCAGCgtgagcctgtgtgtgcgtgcggctCAGTGCGctaacgtacacacacaaaaggtccTTTATTGGACGATCAGCACATCCCTGTTCGGTGTAGTCTTTGCTCATTATTGCCAGCTGCGTCTCTCTTTCCCTGAccatttgtctgtctgtgtctctcaagCCTCCAGGTTGTTTTGTGAGGAGGTGCTAAGGAGTCATAATGAGTACAGGAGGAAACACCAGGCCCCGCCGTTGAAGCTCAGCAGTAAGCTCTGCAGAGAGGCGGCGAGGTGAGTCCCGGATTGCTCATCTacgacgcccccccccccccccaaccaaacCCTCATCTCGCACTACCTTGTTACCCCTTGATCCCCATGCTACCTCATTACCTCGGCTCCGATTCATTCTGCTCTTCGCTTTGTCTTCTCGTCAGCTCTCATTGAGTCATTTTCACTGTCTCGGTTAGGCCTGACTATGTGCATGTTGTAGGTATGCCGAGAGCCTGGCTAGCACCCGGATCCTTAAGCATAGCGCTGAGTCCAGCAGGGGAAGCTGTGGAGAAAACCTGGCCTGGGCATCTTATGATCAGCCAGGTAAGATTCTGCcttttggctgttttttgaTGTATAAAAAGGCCTCTCCTCTCCATTCTACTCCACTCCACAGCTGGAACTGTTTTGTAGTGACGGTCTCCATGTTAGCTTTCTAAGTTGATGACTAAGCAGAATGGAATGTCTGGACAGCCCAGGGTGATTTATAAAGTGTCAGACACTTATGCATTATGGGTCATATAGAGTTTCCCTTGGCCACAAAGCCATATTCAGTCTGGGGAGCAATGGCTCGTCAATAGATGTGCTACAAGGTTGTTCTGTTCAGTAATCTAATCAAACATCAGACTAAGACAACAAATAATTATTGCTTAAGTAAATAACAAACTTTGGGAGACACAATTTAATCCATAAATGTCCTAAGTAATAGAGTAAAGGTACACACTTACatttaagtgtgtttttgttcttgatCAGGGTGTCTCCTACAGCCCTCCAGGCCTGCAGCTTTCTAAACAGGGCTTATACAGCACCTTCCCACCAGGTGAACACAGGTGGTGGAGCAGGCACACGGGCTTTGCCGGTTTCCTTTTAATGCCTCTGTCGGTCAGCAATCAGAGACACCAGATATGGTGGCACAATGGAAAACTGACCGCCACCTTCCCATCTGAACTGAAGTCACGCACGGTTCTACGCTCTTGTTACAAATAATGACCTTTGCAAGATCTTGTCTGTTATTTATTGCTAAtagctgtgtgttggtgtgtgtgcgctcaggTAAGGATGTGTCTGATCGCTGGTATAATGAGGTGAACCAGTACAACTTCAACCAGCCTGGATTCTCCTCTGCCACTGGTGAGCATGCTCATGCAATCGAACCCTGCACACATCTTGGCTGATGCGTAGCATGAGCCGCTGATCGCTGAAGTTCTAACCCCTAGGCCGTTTCCTCAAACTCCCCCCGATGACTAGTCTCTCCCTGCATACCACATGCACTCATCACGGCTGGGTCATTAGCCTCCTGCTCTTTGAAAATGGGGGGCGGGGAAGGTTTaaaaggaagggggggggggtgcaagaAGAGTCGAGGAAAAAGGGATGGATGAGGAATGTAAATGTGAGGATGAGGTGGGAGGAGCTCTTTACATtcccacccactctctctgcctctatataaatatttagttCTGTACTAACACAGCTATTGTGAGGTTTATATCAGggatgcacaccacacacacacacacacacacattaatatgcAAGGGCACgtgcatacacgcacaccccGAGCCAGTCACATATCTGGGCGCTCCCTCGAGCACGCCCGTCGCACGTTAACCAGTGTGAATAACCTCAGTGTCCTCTCCATTCCAGGGCATTTCACTGCCATGGTGTGGAAAAGCTCGAAGAAGCTCGGCGTGGGGAAGGCTGTAGCCTCTGACGGCTCCACCTTCGTGGTGGCCCGCTATTTACCGGCGGGCAACATCACCAACCAG
Protein-coding regions in this window:
- the glipr2l gene encoding GLI pathogenesis-related 2, like, with translation MGKSASRLFCEEVLRSHNEYRRKHQAPPLKLSSKLCREAARYAESLASTRILKHSAESSRGSCGENLAWASYDQPGKDVSDRWYNEVNQYNFNQPGFSSATGHFTAMVWKSSKKLGVGKAVASDGSTFVVARYLPAGNITNQGHFQANVLPPKS